From the Azospirillum formosense genome, one window contains:
- a CDS encoding ABC transporter substrate-binding protein encodes MTLHRRQILAAGLTLGAMSLFPGMSWAQARKLVFATFTGSWEEAHRDVIVPHFRKATGNADIALDPMLSVDMIAKVSAAKANPPIDVMLMDPGPRLSVIGQDLAAPFPADDSKNYKDLLPVAQLPEGPGIFFQAVGITYNPEKVKTPPTSWDDLWKPEYKGRVGITNMNSTLGTAFMVELAKTRGGGENDIEPAFAALKELQPNLGAVAPNPGALATLFQQGQIDISPGNFNAIQILRARGVPVEFAKPKTGTIAFLTTAHITKNSPNAKLAAALIESAMAPEVQTKLMQAPFYVIPTNSKVQMDGDIARMIAKDQEELKASFVFHDWSVINRNRAGWIERFNKEIKV; translated from the coding sequence ATGACCCTCCACCGCCGCCAGATCCTCGCCGCCGGCCTCACGCTCGGTGCCATGTCCCTGTTCCCCGGCATGAGCTGGGCGCAGGCGCGCAAGCTGGTGTTCGCCACTTTCACCGGAAGCTGGGAGGAAGCCCACCGCGACGTCATCGTCCCGCATTTCCGAAAGGCCACGGGCAACGCCGACATCGCGCTGGACCCGATGCTGTCGGTGGACATGATCGCCAAGGTGTCCGCCGCCAAGGCGAACCCGCCGATCGACGTGATGCTGATGGACCCGGGCCCGCGCCTGTCGGTGATCGGCCAGGATCTGGCCGCCCCCTTCCCCGCCGATGACAGCAAGAATTACAAGGACCTCCTGCCGGTGGCCCAGCTTCCCGAAGGGCCGGGCATCTTCTTCCAGGCGGTCGGCATCACCTACAACCCGGAGAAGGTCAAGACCCCGCCGACGAGCTGGGACGACCTGTGGAAGCCGGAGTACAAGGGCCGCGTCGGCATCACCAACATGAACTCGACGCTCGGCACCGCCTTCATGGTGGAGCTGGCCAAGACCCGCGGCGGCGGCGAGAACGACATCGAGCCGGCCTTCGCCGCCCTGAAGGAGCTTCAGCCGAATCTCGGCGCCGTGGCGCCCAACCCCGGCGCGCTCGCCACCCTGTTCCAGCAGGGCCAGATCGACATCTCGCCGGGCAACTTCAACGCCATCCAGATCCTGCGCGCCCGCGGCGTGCCGGTGGAGTTCGCCAAGCCGAAGACCGGCACCATCGCCTTCCTGACCACCGCCCACATCACCAAGAACTCCCCCAACGCTAAGCTGGCGGCGGCGCTGATCGAATCCGCCATGGCGCCGGAGGTCCAGACCAAGCTGATGCAGGCGCCCTTCTACGTCATCCCGACGAACTCGAAGGTGCAGATGGACGGCGACATCGCCCGCATGATCGCCAAGGACCAGGAGGAGCTGAAGGCGTCCTTCGTGTTCCACGACTGGTCGGTGATCAACCGGAACCGCGCCGGCTGGATCGAGCGGTTCAACAAGGAAATCAAGGTGTAA
- a CDS encoding protein arginine N-methyltransferase, which produces MATIEEALDIAVDHHSAGRLAEAEIIYARILEADPHHAPALHLAGVLACQTDRLDTALGRLRRAVAQAPGAAAYRIDHAKALLAAREWSAASTALRAALALAPDIPDPWYFQALADHHAGDTDAAIAALRRACALAPEREDMTGRLALLHQQRGQDHLRRFRQSLALADFQSAVALSPAEAEPAFLLATALLDSNRFDAAAGMYHRALSLAPAEGFALHNLGITLSRSGRTDEALAVLRRAARLDPGHVTVRDALVQVLEQRDPAEAARWSSEALALKRTRASAMVPTAEAHSDAPPSPGSDGARTRNIVAFSLWGTREIYTRGALANARAVPAVFPGWTCRFYHDDSVPRPVLDELARLGAETIEMPAGSGPSHGLFWRFLASDDPTVARFLCRDCDSRPTAREKAAVDAWIASGLPFHVMRDHVLHTDLILAGMWGGMAGRLPPLGPAIDAAADRTADRWQDQRFLADWVWPRIQGRVLAHDSVHPEAGQPFPPAPDDPVSSHVGAKILQLPLSGRVSAAADLPDFPPSVVFLPAQPGRPVLAERPGRHGMMRFFPKDAYVGRSLALYGEYSDDEHRLAAMLVDTGDVVVEAGSNIGAHTVPLARTVGPTGLLHAFEPQRVVHELLAHNLAANGLHNVILHRAAVGGSPGQVTVPIPDYGQHGNFGAVSMGAIDGEPVPVETIDGLGLDRLALLKADVEGMEALVIEGAARSISRFRPALYLENDREEHSADLIALLQGLGYRLWWHIVPIYNPANHAGNAFNAFPGVVSVNLLGLPEGRPCPLPTLPPVTGPGQSWREAAKPA; this is translated from the coding sequence ATGGCGACCATCGAAGAAGCGCTCGACATCGCGGTCGATCACCACTCGGCCGGTCGCCTCGCCGAAGCCGAGATCATCTACGCCCGCATCCTGGAGGCCGACCCGCACCACGCGCCGGCCCTGCATCTGGCCGGGGTGCTCGCCTGCCAGACGGACCGTCTCGACACCGCGCTCGGCCGGTTGCGCCGCGCGGTCGCGCAGGCTCCCGGCGCCGCGGCCTACCGCATCGACCACGCCAAGGCTCTGCTCGCCGCGCGGGAGTGGAGCGCGGCGAGCACGGCCCTGCGCGCCGCCCTGGCCTTGGCGCCCGACATCCCCGACCCCTGGTATTTCCAGGCCCTGGCCGACCATCACGCCGGCGATACGGACGCCGCCATCGCGGCCCTGCGGCGCGCCTGCGCCCTGGCCCCGGAACGGGAGGACATGACCGGCCGGCTCGCCCTGCTCCACCAGCAGCGCGGGCAGGACCATCTGCGGCGGTTCCGGCAGAGCCTCGCCCTGGCCGACTTCCAGAGCGCCGTCGCCTTGAGCCCGGCGGAGGCCGAACCGGCGTTCCTGCTCGCCACCGCGCTTCTGGATTCCAACCGCTTCGACGCGGCGGCCGGGATGTACCACCGGGCGCTGAGCCTCGCCCCGGCGGAAGGGTTCGCCCTGCACAATCTGGGGATCACCCTGAGCCGCAGCGGCCGCACCGACGAGGCGCTGGCCGTTCTCCGCCGCGCCGCCCGTCTCGACCCCGGCCATGTGACGGTGCGCGACGCCCTCGTCCAGGTGCTGGAGCAGCGCGACCCGGCGGAGGCCGCCCGGTGGTCCAGCGAGGCCCTGGCCCTCAAGCGGACGCGGGCCTCCGCCATGGTCCCCACCGCCGAAGCCCATTCCGATGCCCCGCCATCGCCCGGCTCCGACGGCGCGCGGACCCGCAACATCGTCGCCTTCAGCCTGTGGGGGACGCGGGAGATCTACACGCGGGGCGCGCTCGCCAACGCCAGGGCGGTGCCCGCGGTCTTTCCCGGCTGGACCTGCCGCTTCTACCACGACGATTCGGTTCCCCGCCCGGTGCTGGACGAACTGGCGCGGCTCGGCGCCGAGACGATTGAAATGCCGGCGGGCAGCGGCCCGTCGCACGGGCTGTTCTGGCGTTTCCTCGCCTCCGACGACCCGACGGTGGCGCGTTTCCTCTGCCGCGACTGCGATTCCCGACCGACCGCGCGGGAGAAGGCCGCCGTAGACGCCTGGATCGCCTCCGGCCTGCCCTTCCACGTCATGCGCGACCATGTGCTGCACACCGACTTGATCCTGGCCGGGATGTGGGGCGGCATGGCCGGCCGGCTGCCGCCGCTGGGGCCGGCCATCGACGCCGCCGCCGACCGGACGGCCGACCGCTGGCAGGACCAGCGCTTTCTGGCGGACTGGGTGTGGCCGCGCATCCAGGGGCGCGTGCTTGCCCATGACAGCGTCCATCCCGAGGCCGGTCAGCCCTTCCCGCCGGCCCCGGACGATCCCGTGTCGTCGCACGTCGGTGCAAAGATTCTGCAGTTGCCGCTCAGCGGCCGCGTCTCCGCTGCCGCCGACCTGCCCGACTTTCCGCCCTCGGTCGTCTTCCTGCCGGCCCAGCCCGGGCGTCCGGTGCTCGCCGAACGGCCGGGACGCCACGGCATGATGCGCTTCTTCCCGAAGGACGCTTATGTCGGGCGCTCGCTCGCGCTCTACGGCGAATACTCCGACGATGAGCATCGCCTCGCCGCGATGCTGGTGGACACCGGCGACGTGGTGGTCGAAGCCGGGTCGAACATCGGCGCGCACACCGTCCCGCTGGCCCGGACGGTCGGCCCCACCGGGTTGCTTCACGCCTTCGAACCGCAGCGCGTGGTGCATGAATTGCTGGCCCACAACCTCGCCGCCAACGGCCTTCACAACGTCATCCTGCACCGGGCGGCGGTCGGCGGTTCACCCGGCCAGGTGACCGTCCCGATCCCCGACTATGGCCAGCACGGGAACTTCGGCGCCGTCAGCATGGGCGCCATCGACGGCGAGCCGGTGCCGGTGGAGACGATCGACGGCCTCGGCCTGGATCGGCTGGCTCTGCTGAAGGCCGATGTGGAGGGCATGGAGGCGCTGGTGATCGAAGGCGCCGCGCGGAGCATTTCCCGTTTTCGACCGGCGCTCTATCTGGAGAACGACCGTGAGGAGCATTCCGCCGACCTCATCGCCCTGCTCCAGGGCTTGGGCTACCGGCTGTGGTGGCACATCGTGCCGATCTACAACCCGGCCAACCATGCAGGCAATGCGTTCAACGCCTTCCCCGGCGTTGTGTCCGTGAACCTCCTGGGCCTGCCGGAGGGACGCCCTTGCCCGCTGCCGACGCTGCCGCCGGTCACCGGGCCCGGCCAGTCCTGGCGCGAGGCCGCCAAGCCCGCCTGA
- a CDS encoding hydroxyisourate hydrolase: MAGGISLHAVDVARGVPAGGMRVELYALRDGQRSRLAESCLCANGALDHPVVGGAGVTAGVYEAVFHIGPWLRAQGVGAAEPAFLEEAPFRFTVTDVDQHYHLPLKFTPWGYSLFRGA, from the coding sequence ATGGCCGGCGGGATTTCGTTGCATGCGGTGGATGTGGCGCGCGGGGTGCCCGCCGGGGGGATGCGGGTGGAACTCTATGCTTTGCGGGACGGACAGCGGAGCAGGCTAGCGGAAAGCTGTTTGTGTGCCAATGGTGCGCTTGACCATCCGGTGGTCGGCGGCGCGGGCGTGACGGCGGGCGTCTACGAGGCGGTGTTCCACATCGGCCCCTGGCTGCGCGCGCAAGGCGTGGGCGCGGCGGAGCCGGCCTTCCTGGAGGAGGCGCCGTTCCGCTTCACCGTCACCGACGTGGACCAGCACTATCATCTGCCGCTGAAGTTCACCCCCTGGGGCTATTCCCTGTTCCGCGGGGCGTAA
- a CDS encoding MFS transporter, with product MNVWLLPLIAMAAVQAFVGLCLFAIPVIAPQAAPDLGVDPGLLGLYTAVVFTAAIPASLGAGGLIARWGAIRTCQACLLAAAGAALLSASALPIAFLLGALALGFAFGPETPASTQLLSRLTPPEKRPLVFSLRQTGNQFGGMAAGFAVPLLVLSIGWQASLLVVAGATAVLALILEPLARRHDGDDRAAPRPAGRGTLKRALDLVAGEPALRRLAMAVCAFSAMQLCLNGFLVSFAVTGLGWSLPLAGTALAVAQGAGLVGRVGWGLVATRWAPPRVILAGLGIAMSIAAALVAIATPGWPAPAFLAVCAAFGLSASGWNGLFVSEVARLAPPGRAGEATGGMLAIAYAGLVIGPALFSLLVAGGFGYSAGYLAAAAVALAGAAALVVPLPPASTPDLSTAAEDTPCA from the coding sequence ATGAACGTCTGGTTGCTGCCTCTGATCGCCATGGCGGCGGTGCAGGCGTTCGTCGGGCTGTGTCTCTTCGCCATTCCGGTGATCGCGCCGCAGGCGGCGCCCGACCTTGGGGTCGATCCGGGGCTTCTCGGCCTTTATACCGCGGTCGTCTTCACCGCCGCCATCCCCGCATCGCTGGGGGCGGGCGGGCTGATCGCGCGCTGGGGGGCGATCCGCACCTGCCAAGCCTGCCTGCTCGCCGCCGCCGGGGCCGCTCTGCTGTCGGCCAGCGCCCTTCCCATCGCCTTCCTGCTGGGGGCGCTGGCGCTGGGCTTCGCCTTCGGACCGGAGACGCCGGCCAGCACGCAGCTGCTGTCCCGCCTGACCCCGCCGGAGAAGCGGCCGCTGGTCTTCTCGCTCCGCCAGACCGGCAACCAGTTCGGCGGCATGGCCGCGGGTTTCGCCGTGCCGCTGCTGGTCCTGTCCATCGGCTGGCAGGCGAGCCTGTTGGTCGTGGCGGGCGCCACCGCCGTACTGGCGCTCATCCTGGAGCCGCTGGCCCGCCGCCACGACGGCGACGACCGCGCCGCCCCCCGTCCCGCCGGCCGCGGCACGCTCAAGCGCGCGCTGGATCTGGTCGCCGGAGAACCGGCGCTGCGGCGGCTGGCCATGGCGGTCTGCGCCTTCTCGGCCATGCAGCTCTGCCTGAACGGCTTCCTGGTCAGCTTCGCGGTGACGGGGCTGGGCTGGAGCCTGCCGCTGGCCGGAACGGCGCTGGCGGTGGCGCAGGGCGCCGGGCTGGTCGGGCGCGTCGGCTGGGGCCTCGTGGCGACGCGCTGGGCGCCGCCCCGCGTCATCCTCGCCGGGCTGGGCATCGCCATGAGCATCGCCGCCGCCCTGGTCGCCATCGCCACCCCCGGCTGGCCGGCGCCCGCCTTCCTGGCCGTCTGCGCCGCCTTCGGCCTGTCGGCGAGCGGCTGGAACGGCCTGTTCGTCTCCGAGGTCGCCCGTCTCGCCCCGCCGGGCCGGGCGGGCGAGGCGACCGGCGGCATGCTCGCCATCGCCTACGCCGGGCTGGTCATCGGGCCGGCGCTGTTCAGCCTGCTGGTCGCCGGAGGCTTCGGCTACTCCGCCGGCTATCTGGCCGCCGCCGCCGTCGCCCTGGCCGGTGCCGCGGCGCTGGTCGTCCCCCTGCCGCCGGCCTCCACCCCGGACCTTTCCACCGCCGCCGAGGACACCCCATGCGCCTGA
- a CDS encoding ABC transporter permease has product MPDMQRPTLGSASFGLVMGTLAGAALLLLAAPTLVVLVTSFTDGYSLKFPPPSYSLRWYASLIDAWQLQDAALVSLKLGAVVTAVSVVLGTAAALAIGRSRRAWARGLDALFMSPLVLPALAFGLASLVFFSTAGVELSFLTLAIGHIVVSVPYVLRTTLASLAQLDPALLESSESLGAGRVYTFRRVTLPTIRNGIGAGAFIAFMSSFDNIPVSLFMADARNEVLPIRMWQILENSLDVRAAAVSGVLIAVTVLAMVVMERVAGLSRQLR; this is encoded by the coding sequence ATGCCTGACATGCAGCGCCCGACCCTGGGAAGCGCCTCCTTCGGCCTCGTCATGGGAACGCTCGCCGGCGCGGCGCTGCTGCTGCTGGCGGCGCCGACGCTGGTGGTGCTCGTCACCTCCTTCACCGACGGCTACTCGCTGAAGTTCCCGCCGCCGTCCTACAGCCTGCGCTGGTACGCCTCGCTGATCGACGCGTGGCAGCTCCAGGACGCCGCGCTGGTCAGCCTGAAGCTGGGCGCCGTGGTGACCGCCGTGTCGGTGGTGCTGGGTACCGCCGCGGCGCTGGCCATCGGGCGCAGCCGCCGCGCCTGGGCGCGCGGGCTGGACGCGCTGTTCATGTCGCCGCTGGTCCTGCCGGCGCTGGCCTTCGGCCTCGCCTCGCTGGTGTTCTTCAGCACGGCGGGGGTGGAGCTGTCCTTCCTGACGCTGGCCATCGGCCACATCGTGGTCAGCGTGCCCTACGTCCTGCGCACCACGCTGGCGAGCCTCGCCCAGCTCGACCCGGCGCTGCTGGAAAGCTCCGAGAGCCTGGGAGCCGGACGCGTCTACACCTTCCGCCGGGTGACGCTGCCGACCATACGCAACGGCATCGGCGCCGGGGCCTTCATCGCCTTCATGTCGAGCTTCGACAACATCCCGGTGTCGCTGTTCATGGCCGACGCCCGCAACGAGGTGCTGCCGATCCGCATGTGGCAGATTCTGGAGAACAGCCTGGACGTCCGCGCCGCGGCGGTGTCCGGCGTGCTGATCGCCGTCACCGTCCTGGCGATGGTGGTGATGGAGCGCGTCGCCGGCCTGTCGCGCCAGCTCCGCTAA
- a CDS encoding amidase family protein, whose translation MRLMSARRIAEQVAARAVSAVALYDNLLERIAAENPRLNAIVHLDPEAGRAEARAADERAARGEALPLLGVPFTVKDNIWVRGQPVRQGSRLFEDFVAPEDAVAVARLRAAGAVFAGITNCSEFACKGVTTNLLHGPTRNPWDVSLTPGGSSGGAASAVAAGLAPLALCTDGGGSTRRPAAHVGVVGMKPSAGIVPHPIGFAEPVFGNSVIGQMAGSVADAALMLDALAGPDPRDPQSVALPGSFVRAAATPDPAGLRVAYSRRLGLDVPVDPEVAACVERAVRRLADAGAIVEEADPVWPEGAGESGLMPLQFAGLAALHGERYRATPELFDPDIGQQIEAGLRTSGAEVARALHLREEAYRAFAALFARYDLLVCPTTPVTAWPFDRLGPATIDGRPVSPRGHAVFTPLFNHCYAPACSVPCGLTASGGLPVGLQIAGPRLGDMAVLRLAAAVEATCGYAAPVT comes from the coding sequence ATGCGCCTGATGAGCGCCCGCCGGATCGCCGAACAGGTCGCCGCCCGCGCGGTGAGCGCCGTCGCCCTCTACGACAATCTGCTGGAGCGGATCGCGGCGGAGAATCCGCGGCTGAACGCCATCGTCCATCTCGACCCGGAGGCCGGCCGGGCGGAGGCGCGGGCCGCCGACGAACGCGCCGCCCGGGGCGAGGCGCTGCCCCTGCTCGGCGTGCCCTTCACGGTGAAGGACAACATCTGGGTGCGCGGCCAGCCGGTCCGCCAGGGATCGCGGCTGTTCGAGGACTTCGTGGCGCCGGAGGACGCGGTGGCGGTGGCCCGGCTGCGCGCCGCGGGCGCCGTCTTCGCGGGGATCACCAACTGCTCCGAATTCGCCTGCAAGGGGGTGACGACCAATCTGCTACACGGCCCGACGCGGAATCCCTGGGATGTGTCGCTGACACCCGGCGGCTCCTCCGGCGGGGCGGCCAGCGCGGTGGCGGCGGGCCTGGCGCCGCTGGCGCTCTGCACCGACGGCGGCGGCTCCACGCGCCGGCCGGCGGCCCATGTCGGGGTGGTCGGCATGAAGCCGTCAGCCGGGATCGTGCCCCACCCCATCGGCTTCGCCGAGCCGGTGTTCGGCAATTCGGTGATCGGCCAGATGGCCGGCTCCGTCGCCGACGCGGCGCTGATGCTCGACGCGCTGGCCGGGCCGGACCCGCGCGACCCGCAATCGGTGGCGCTGCCGGGCTCCTTCGTCCGCGCCGCCGCCACTCCCGACCCGGCGGGCCTGCGCGTCGCCTACAGCCGGCGGCTCGGGCTGGACGTCCCGGTCGATCCGGAGGTCGCCGCCTGCGTGGAGCGCGCCGTCCGCCGCCTCGCCGACGCCGGGGCCATCGTGGAGGAGGCCGACCCGGTCTGGCCCGAAGGGGCCGGGGAAAGCGGCCTGATGCCCCTGCAGTTCGCCGGCCTCGCCGCGCTCCACGGCGAGCGCTACCGCGCGACACCGGAGCTGTTCGACCCGGACATCGGTCAGCAGATCGAGGCCGGGCTGCGCACCAGCGGCGCGGAGGTCGCGCGCGCCCTGCATCTGCGGGAGGAGGCGTACCGCGCGTTCGCCGCCCTCTTCGCGCGCTACGACCTGCTGGTCTGCCCGACGACTCCGGTCACCGCCTGGCCGTTCGACCGGCTCGGACCCGCCACCATCGACGGGCGTCCGGTGTCGCCGCGCGGCCACGCGGTCTTCACCCCGCTGTTCAATCACTGCTACGCGCCGGCCTGCTCGGTCCCTTGCGGGCTGACGGCGAGCGGCGGGCTTCCCGTGGGGCTTCAGATCGCCGGGCCGCGCCTGGGCGACATGGCGGTTCTGCGGCTGGCGGCCGCGGTGGAGGCCACCTGCGGTTACGCTGCCCCCGTTACATGA
- a CDS encoding ABC transporter ATP-binding protein: protein MAALQSARPHRSTEPQTAAETAAGTATEATAKPAGVAVTLDGITHRFGASTAVDNVTLEIKAGELVALLGPSGCGKTTLLRILAGFQAQTLGRVVIGDRVVDSLPPAGRGVGIVFQNYALFPHMTVAQNVAYGLEARGAARDAVRARVEAMLGLVKLDAMRDRFPRQLSGGQQQRVALARALAIQPSILLLDEPFAALDKNLRLDMQIEIKQLQRRFGITTIMVTHDQEEALSMADRIAVLSRGRLEQFGTPEDVYDRPGTLFVNGFVGSANQLRGRVVRASGSVAEVALEAGTVLTAVTPDAALSAGDPAILCVRPENLRLATEAAPQQIAGTVDLALPLGPVVVYEVRTADGGQVKVTEPRVAGAALRAPGTPVRLQPVSPQTCRAFAVPAGA from the coding sequence ATGGCCGCACTCCAATCCGCCCGCCCGCATCGCAGCACGGAACCGCAGACAGCCGCTGAGACCGCCGCTGGGACCGCCACGGAGGCCACCGCGAAACCCGCGGGCGTGGCGGTGACGCTGGACGGCATCACCCACCGCTTCGGCGCCTCCACCGCCGTGGACAACGTGACGCTGGAGATCAAGGCGGGCGAGCTGGTGGCCCTGCTCGGACCGTCCGGCTGCGGCAAGACCACGCTGCTGCGCATCCTCGCCGGTTTCCAGGCGCAGACGCTGGGCCGCGTCGTCATCGGCGACCGGGTGGTGGACAGCCTGCCCCCCGCCGGGCGCGGCGTCGGCATCGTGTTCCAGAACTACGCCCTGTTCCCGCACATGACCGTGGCGCAGAACGTCGCCTACGGGCTGGAGGCGCGGGGGGCCGCCCGCGACGCAGTGCGGGCGCGGGTGGAGGCGATGCTGGGGCTGGTGAAGCTCGACGCCATGCGCGACCGCTTCCCCAGGCAGCTGTCCGGCGGTCAGCAGCAGCGCGTGGCGCTGGCCCGCGCCCTGGCGATCCAGCCGAGCATCCTGCTGCTCGACGAGCCCTTCGCAGCGCTCGACAAGAATCTCCGGCTGGACATGCAGATCGAGATCAAGCAGCTCCAGCGCCGCTTCGGCATCACCACCATCATGGTCACCCACGACCAGGAGGAGGCGCTGAGCATGGCCGACCGCATCGCCGTGCTGAGCCGGGGCCGGCTGGAGCAGTTCGGCACGCCGGAGGACGTCTACGACCGTCCCGGCACCCTGTTCGTCAACGGCTTCGTCGGCAGCGCCAACCAGCTGCGGGGCCGCGTCGTCCGCGCCTCCGGCAGCGTCGCCGAGGTGGCTCTGGAGGCCGGCACCGTGCTCACCGCCGTCACGCCCGACGCCGCGCTGTCCGCCGGCGACCCGGCCATCCTCTGCGTGCGCCCGGAGAATCTGAGGCTCGCCACCGAGGCGGCGCCCCAGCAGATCGCCGGCACCGTGGACCTCGCCCTGCCGCTCGGCCCCGTGGTCGTCTACGAGGTGCGCACCGCCGACGGCGGGCAGGTGAAGGTGACCGAGCCGCGCGTCGCCGGCGCCGCTCTGCGCGCGCCCGGCACGCCGGTCCGGCTGCAGCCCGTCTCCCCCCAGACCTGCCGCGCCTTCGCCGTTCCCGCGGGCGCCTGA
- a CDS encoding ABC transporter permease, which produces MTAITAPGLAGPATAARPRIGREWTLALPLAAFFAVFFVTPLLLLVAVSLYADAEMTRFGLDQYIRFFGDTFNLAVLGSTLLLGVKVTALTLLFGYPLAWLYTRSGPRMQSALILVIILPLLTSVVVRTFAWIVILGRDGIVNNLLLSLGLAETPLRLLYTEGGLVAALVQVQMPLMVLPLITTLSRLDPNLLDASAALGAGPWRGFLKVTLPLSLPGIVAGCLLTYAAAVTAFITQSLVGGGQMLFMPQYIYQQTITLHNWPFAAAISIVFMVSVLGVVMLFNLLGRASKGYVHA; this is translated from the coding sequence ATGACCGCCATCACCGCCCCCGGCCTCGCCGGACCCGCGACCGCCGCACGGCCCCGCATCGGGCGGGAATGGACGCTGGCGCTGCCGCTGGCCGCCTTCTTCGCGGTGTTCTTCGTGACGCCGCTGCTCCTGCTGGTCGCCGTCAGCCTCTACGCCGACGCGGAGATGACGCGGTTCGGGCTGGACCAGTACATCCGCTTCTTCGGCGACACCTTCAATCTGGCCGTGCTCGGCAGCACGCTGCTGCTGGGGGTGAAGGTCACGGCGCTGACGCTGCTGTTCGGCTATCCGCTGGCCTGGCTCTACACCCGCAGCGGACCGCGGATGCAGTCGGCGCTGATCCTGGTCATCATCCTGCCGCTGCTGACCTCGGTCGTGGTCCGCACCTTCGCCTGGATCGTCATCCTGGGGCGGGACGGCATCGTCAACAACCTGCTGCTGTCGCTGGGTCTGGCGGAAACGCCGCTGCGGCTGCTCTACACCGAGGGTGGTCTGGTCGCCGCCCTGGTGCAGGTGCAGATGCCGCTGATGGTGCTGCCGCTGATCACCACCTTGTCGCGGCTGGACCCCAACCTGCTCGACGCCTCGGCGGCGCTGGGCGCCGGGCCTTGGCGGGGCTTCCTGAAGGTGACGCTGCCGCTGAGCCTGCCGGGGATCGTCGCGGGGTGCCTGCTGACCTACGCCGCCGCGGTCACCGCCTTCATCACCCAGTCGCTGGTCGGCGGCGGGCAGATGCTGTTCATGCCGCAATACATCTATCAACAGACGATCACGCTCCACAACTGGCCCTTCGCCGCCGCCATCTCCATCGTCTTCATGGTGTCGGTGCTGGGTGTGGTGATGCTGTTCAACCTGCTGGGCCGCGCCAGCAAGGGGTACGTCCATGCCTGA